AGCATTCTATCATCTGAATACTTCCGTTGTAATTTTTCACCATCGAGACTGAATAACCTTGCTTCTAGTTTTCTAGGTGTCATCTTATTTCCATGCTTTATTTATCATTAACATTTTAGCTactcttttattttcataaaactttctaCTCCCAAACACTTAATCTTTGAATCTTGATTTGTCCCCTAACTTTTGATTTCTAGTTCTTAGATTTCTTCAACCAATCTCTATCCACAATAACCCAAACCATCATATATGTggatttttgagatattatatttttgactTTTTGAATCTATCATATCCTTCCAAACTTCAGTTTCCTTGATTATTTAGTTcctaattttacaacataattaagttttaaccCCTTTTCTTTGAAATATTCAAACCTCTTAACAGCTTTTGCTAAGCTAATTTGTTGCTGACTTATGTCAAAAACGAGCCATCGACTATTTAATCTGTCGTGACCCATTTTATTGTGATCTGTGATAGGTGGCGATTCGACTAGtagaaagtaaacaaacaatggcgaaataaataacagtatgtTTGCCGCTGAGTATTTGAGTAGAGTAATATGCGCACAAATTGATATACTGTTCTCTCTGGCGCATCTGTTACAGTCCTCTTTATATTTAGAACTTAACATTAAACCaagcatgtatatatatatatgccatacTGGTTGGTTTTTATTGAGATGGGTAGATTGCTTTTCCCATTCAGAAAAAAACTACTGAACTGACATTTACAAAAGTGTGTGCAAATATGTGTAGATAATCTATACAGTATAATGtgtgaaaaaatattgttcataaattttattaatttaaaaggcATGTCAAACAACAAAACAccatcaaaaaaagtttttttatttacaaattcttagctaaaaatagaaaagttaatcttttcttaaattttacttactaaatgttcttattttcatttttaataagcCATTAGCGGTTAATCCCTGGGTCATTAATCCTCTCATGTCTCCTCATAAATAATATCTAAGAATAGAATTTTCGATgtagtacattatatatatatatatatatatatatatatatatatatatatatatatatatatttacagcaaccaatataccaaattaatattaaaaaagaaacaatggaAAAGCAACGTTAAGATTAACGCTTAAAGTTTTTGTGTTCCAGTGTGTGgaggtatattttttcaagacAGTGGCGAGCTGGAGTTTCCAGTGGAGAGTGCTGCCCAACGCTATGAGAGCCATGATGTTTGTACCTGGTTCATTACAGTATCTTCTGATAAATCTGTTGAATTAACTTTTACTCACCTTGTCTTCGAATCTCCTGAAAATTGCAACGATCGATATTTGAGGGTAAGTTTTTGTTAtctgtttcaatgttttatttttaggcattttattttatttgtgattttctaatccaatggtttttgttttatttttggaatgtttcACCTGATAAAGATGAAAATTgtccatatatttttattcttgatgGTGAAGTGGCCACGAGAATCCTCATGAAGCTGTTTACAGATAAACTGTCACTAATGTTGTCAATTGCTAATTTGTATACTGTGCATTTTttgtcaaaacaaattttcaatgaacAACACagagtattttttatacatacatgtgTTTGTGATAATCTCGAAACAATGTCACTCTCTTTACTTTTCTTTGGAACTCACTGATTAGTGTAACCGTGGTTATTAAAGATGTacattgttatagtttttataataacttatttaagttatttgtttagTAAAGATTTATATTCAATCTTATAATGAATAGGATAGGACAAAAAATAAACTCTCAAATCAAAGTATACTACTATACATATTGCAAATAAACTTTTGTATGTAACTGTAATATTTTCTGTCAATCATCTTTGGGATGTAATTTTGCCTAAAATTTAAAAgcatgtttattttatgatattttaaggTGTTTATGATTTCTATGCATATGTATTAGCCTAAGTGCTGTTACAATTTGCAAATAATATAGgaagattacataaaaaaactcaatatggTCTACAGATTGTTTGTTCCAAATGTTAACACAAGGTAGGAGGACACTAGACCATGTGTCATGTAGCAGTTCACTGATTTTCGAGTTATAGGTGATATCTTAATGACATCCTGGCGTGATATGATTCCTCTCACTGTCTGAAAAGCTGCCTTTACAAACCTAGGTCCAAAAAGTATTCAAAAGTATCTGCAATAATACCAGTAGGACTGATGTCCCCTTAGACCTCCCCTACTATTTGAAGACAACCATTGTTCAAAACCATAGTTTAAAACtgttgaaaactataaaaatctagacatacaatatacataaatacatataaaaaaatgctGTCTTATCTACAAACTTGTATAAGAATCATgcctttattttcattttgatgaTTTTTACTCTGAGATTCTGTAAAAATCATTatcttaacatattttgtattaaacactGAGGTACACAACAATttaaactactatttttaattCAAAGATTTACAAACAACAGTTTAAGTGAAACTGGCAGAAACAATAAATGACCTTTTCCAAGGTCTATATTTGTTCAGCAATGATGTCTAGAGATGTCCATTTCAATGTTACTTTATTATCAGATTCATTGTTTATTCCTATGAGAGCTCTAcactatttaaaaactaatttattggtACGGTAGGCCTACATAGTTTAATAAATCTTATCAGCATActcagattttatattttcaacataaaaaaattacaacataacaCAATGTAGATTAACAgagaaaaacagaaaataaagttTCACCTGCtgtattttatgtacattattttattacattcattatgtcttatattaaatgttaatacaatttgTACAGTTATTTGCAATTTGTTACGATACTTAGGAAAACTGTAAAGTTTTGCATGTGTTATTAACTCTATAAGATTTCTATGTTCTTAAgacttcattttaaaaatatggttgaGTTGAAgtatgattttatttgattttgattaGATGCGAGAAATGTATgtacatcttataaataaaaatgaattgcaaaatttgttgctaagcgcaaatcttgataacggctggaccaatgcggacaattctttttgtaaaatgtccattgaaatctgAGGAAGGTTtgtatgaagaaaaagttaagaaaagttacctggaatattttggaattcagaaaaaattgtagtttttacgtttcataattcaaattaaaccgGCACTGAActgctgttgacagctatagttcgacaaactttctgaaacacctatttacatttaaattttatcaataataagtaaacagtgcttgatcggtagtgtaatgcagatagtaaataaaatattaatatgtatatatatatatatatatatatatatatatatatatatatatatatattttactccagattgcgccagtcacgaattaaaatcatctaatgcattaaatactgttataaaactaaccttaatgaacaaagttatgaatgtttttatgtgttactttaaactggtgggcttacttgacattatgatattacattttaacaatggcttatggaaaaacagagaaatgaatactaacatgtctcaacgattcattcttttccTGGCTACAGtcaaaaaaacaagtgtaacgcaaaacttaaTTAACGAtcattttggaatgttgcaaaactttaataaggattttcctcttataccgaaaaTACATAGTAAGTAGATAGGACTTCCCCGTAGGTCAGGGGTGCCCATCTCCCCCAAAGGCTATGGCGCATTCCCCCCCAAAACATTTACCATTCATGGGggtgtataaattatacagtataattattgtcaatttttttaataaaatgtataaacaacacatatgccatacaaaataataaatcaatgtacagtactataattaaaagtcaaaatggCTAGAGGTATTTCAAAAAGGTAACTAACTTGATGAACTTAACCCTTGATTACCCTTGATGGCCTTTGTAAAGCAGCAGTTTTTTCCTGTTCTCACTTGAAATGCCAAATTTGTCTATGATCTCACTGTttggaattgattgtaaaatatccttttcggATGCCAAAACCAACATATCAGACAACCAGGTATCACCCATACTGCTTCTCAatctatttttaacgattttaagtttgctcattgctCTTTCAGCTGAGCAACTTGTTGCTGGCAGGGCGAGAATTATCTGATACAATGATGTCAAATATGGAAACCCAGATATGTTCAATAAACAGCGATAGGGTCTTATAAAGCCCTTCTTGATCCATTGATCAAGATATCGTTGCTTTGCAATTGTACTTGTACAATCCAATGTTTCATCATAAGAATCTTGGGTTTCAACTTCAACTTCGTCATTGGTTAGTttgtcatttttgtatttatcatctttTGAAGAAAGGACATCTGACAGGTCAATATTTTGATAGCTGCCTTTGTATAACTGGCTGAAAACATCAAACTCCTCACAAAGTTTCTCGGTATCCAATCCATAGTAACCACACATATCACTGACAATGTCTGGGTTTAGGGTGTCGTCCCCAGTGTTTAGCAGCTTTTCGTGAGAAAAATTAGTCATTTGCTGCACAAAATTTAATGACCTTTCAGGAAAACGATCATGTAGTTGTGTGATCACGGAATCAAGCACTTTAAAGAAGACTTCTGTCCTCAGTTTTGCCATAggatctaatattatttcatcaatggCAAGTTCGTCCATGAATCTTTTTATCTTTCGGAttcgtttgtttgaagttttctggAGATAGTGTTCTTGAGCAAAATGATTAATACTGCCCACCATTTTTTCCCATCCCTTGTCGGTTCTCATAGATTGGagtttagaaatagtttcagACACCACTGTCGGAATCATTCCATAGTCAATAATTTTAGACTGTAAACAAACAGTCACTGGTGACAGAATTTTGAATAGTTCGGCAGCAATGATCATAACTGCAGCAGATTCATAATCAAATAGTGCTTTCAGAAGTCCTTTTGCTGATGTTCTTGAGTCCGTTTCAGATTGAGTGTTATCAGATATGTCTTCCAGGGTTTCTCTTAGGACATCATAGCAAGTTATAATGGTTTTTACGGCATCGTTTTTGCTTGACCACCTTGTCGTATTTACtcttttcaaacacttttttcTAGCCTGACATGGACCTTTTTCTAACTTCTCTACGAAGATATGATGTCTTTTATGTCCAGACATGAAATTGTACAATTCTTGTAGAGTGGGCACAATTCCATTGATTTTTCGACAACTAAGGCAAATCTATGCGAACAACACCAAATGTAGAATGTTTTAGGGCATTCCTTGAGGACAAATGATTTGACCCCACTAAATGGACCACGCATGTTTCCCGCACCATCCATGCTCTGCCCAATCATACCATTCTTATGAAATCCAATTTCCTGGAGAGTTTTTAATAGCTCAATTGATAAGTTTTTGCCAGTTGTGTCTCCGCTAGTAAAAACGTTAACAATCCGCTCTTCTGGCTTCACATTCTCTTTGATTTCTCCAAATGTATCTGTGATCGACATATCGAATTAGCACTGCGAAAGTGTGCGTTCCTTCTTGCTAACATCTTGTGTGGAGTCAAGAATTAAAGAATACGTATTAGTTTCATTAACATGATCCACAATTCTTGAAACAACAATTCTATTCATGACATTTATTAAATCAATGTTTCTGTAACTCAGAAAATTAGGaccaagtttagttttattttcttttgacttaTCAAGCTTCTCCAAATAAACTCTTGCGTCTGGGTTATACTTAGCAAGCAATCGAGataaatttactagttttccGTTTAGGGACTCTTTATTTCGAAAAGCCAACATCTCCTCGGTCAGATACCGACAGCAGTCTATAACGACCGATAGAACCTCACGGTGATGACTGACTAATTTATCATTTAGCTCAGTCAAATCAGTATCAACTCTTTTTTTGGATATCCATTGCAATCTACCAATTTGAGAAGAAATAtggatttttgatttttcatgaagTTCAATATCTCGATCTCCTCTATGATCCGTCCAACCCCTATAACCTGTGGTACCCCAAATTGTTCTTTCTGATGGCAAAGCAAAtatcaaacaatgcaaacaaaatacagcatCATATCATGTCTACTGTTAACAAGCCACTTCCTATCTTTGGTTGTTCCATTAggtaaaagactttttttaacttttgggttgAATTTTCTACCAGATGAGGAAGGAAAATCTATTATACTTAGGTCTTGCAATTCCAGCTTTAGTGCTTCGTTAATTATTTCAGCAGAGAGTCTTTTGTTTGCATAAAATGCTGGATCTGTAGGATCGATTGTAGAGAATTGAAGTTCGGTGAAAGTAATAGGTTCAGGTATCTTCTCTGTGGGTATgttgtcctctatattttctaaaacttcgtCTTCTTCTTCTGGTGTTGACATTGGCAGGCTAGTTTCCATTGAGGACGTTGGAAGTTCAATTTCTTTATCGTGAACAAGTATTAGAGGCGTATATTTAGATCCATCTCCTCTTTGGTGACACTGCAGCTCAACTTCTTCATCGTTGCGGTCTTGGACAGCTGATTTTCCAGAATGTGGATTGTCTTCTAGCCCAGGCACCACCAATCTAAATATAGAGAAATGCCTTCACtgtaaacttttatatcaataatctgctagtcaaaatttagtaaaatctataaaCCCTTTTTTCAAGTACAGATTAATTAGAACTGTTTATTGAACTgagtttattatcaataatatgtcACATTCTGCTACACTGAACAGGAGATAAACGAACACccataaagttatatatttttagagaaacctcttttgtctcagggcacctcaaaatggtaatatcatactaaagtggtaaaatatattatgacaaaatgttttttctaaagaTAGCAACTCCTTTCTAAGTACAAAGAGTGTTAATAGGGTTGAAGGGACAAAGCAAAAGCTGTAAgctgtaacaataacaagtaaaacgatcttgatattttaattacaaaaactctaTAGACCAGTAggcttatacattattaaactaaattgaatttgaatttttatttcattagatgcTTTTGCTTATAACGTATTGGAccattattactttaatatttggctgatagtatgtttgtaaatgtaaaatgctaatatttacatatatttagcttGTCACCATTTCAGGCAAGCCTCATCTCttcaatacagtataatatttatttgcattttgaagtttttttatcatttgttagtCTTCTTTTATAAGCTTTGTCCTTTTCTATGGCCTTCAAAgccttaattaattgttacttagaaaggttttaatgttttgaaagctTTAGAAGTGAGTCATTAATAGAGCATAGCCTATATGTGTTTACTCCCTGCTTATAAAGTTGAACAAACTAAGATATGACACTGTAATGTTGCG
The Homalodisca vitripennis isolate AUS2020 chromosome 1, UT_GWSS_2.1, whole genome shotgun sequence DNA segment above includes these coding regions:
- the LOC124362917 gene encoding uncharacterized protein LOC124362917 isoform X1, which translates into the protein MSGHKRHHIFVEKLEKGPCQARKKCLKRVNTTRWSSKNDAVKTIITCYDVLRETLEDISDNTQSETDSRTSAKGLLKALFDYESAAVMIIAAELFKILSPVTVCLQSKIIDYGMIPTVVSETISKLQSMRTDKGWEKMVGSINHFAQEHYLQKTSNKRIRKIKRFMDELAIDEIILDPMAKLRTEVFFKVLDSVITQLHDRFPERSLNFVQQMTNFSHEKLLNTGDDTLNPDIVSDMCGYYGLDTEKLCEEFDVFSQLYKGSYQNIDLSDVLSSKDDKYKNDKLTNDEVEVETQDSYDETLDCTSTIAKQRYLDQWIKKGFIRPYRCLLNISGFPYLTSLYQIILALPATSCSAERAMSKLKIVKNRLRSSMGDTWLSDMLVLASEKDILQSIPNSEIIDKFGISSENRKKLLLYKGHQG
- the LOC124362917 gene encoding uncharacterized protein LOC124362917 isoform X2, with protein sequence MGRGERSTLTMDDEPQPSTSAQSSAIERLVVPGLEDNPHSGKSAVQDRNDEEVELQCHQRGDGSKYTPLILVHDKEIELPTSSMETSLPMSTPEEEDEVLENIEDNIPTEKIPEPITFTELQFSTIDPTDPAFYANKRLSAEIINEALKLELQDLSIIDFPSSSGRKFNPKVKKSLLPNGTTKDRKWLVNSRHDMMLYFVCIV